Within the Girardinichthys multiradiatus isolate DD_20200921_A chromosome 12, DD_fGirMul_XY1, whole genome shotgun sequence genome, the region ACCATGTGGCTGGAGTGGGCCATCTTCGCCACAAAACCAGCACCTATTGGACCTCCCATCTGCCTTCATCAGAAtggttcacataagaggtagTATTGGAggagagaaaattagtttacgataaaaaaaatctattgtgGGGTGGGGAATCTGCTGACCTTGATGGTGGACATtgtcaggcggtggaaggagtacttcgaggatctcctcaaccctGCCATCATGCCTTCCCTGATGGAAGCAGAGAATGGGGACTCAGAGCTACACTCATTCatcacctacaggggttggacaatgaaactgaatcacaatCCAGCTGTGAAGCAtgagggtggcagcatcatgaaaaaAAGAGCATTATGTTGAAatgttgaagcaacatctcaagacatcagcctgaaagttaaagcttgggcacaaatgtGTCCAAATGGACAAAGACCCTAATCATACTGAATTAGCCACATagaggtacaggggttggacaatgaaactgaagcacttggttttagaccacaataatttattagtatggtgtagggcctccttttgtggccaatacagcgtcaattcgtcttgggaatgatataCAAAAGTCTTGCactgtggtcagagggattttaagccattcttcttgcaggatagtggctaggtcactacgtgatactggtggaggaaaacgtttcctgactcgctcctccaaaacaccccaaagtggctcaataatatttagatctggtgactgtgcaggccatgggagatgttcaacttcactttcatgttcatcaaaatctttcaccagtcttgcagtgtgtattggtgcattgtcatcttgatacgcggcaccgccttcaggatacaatgtttgaaccattggatgcacatggtcctcaagaatggttcggtagtccttggcagtgccaATCTAGCACAAggattgggccaagggaatgccatgatatggcagcccaaaccatcactgatccacccccatgcttcactctgggcatgcaacagtctgggtggttcacttctttggggcttctccacaccgtaactgtcctggatgtggggaaaacagtaaaggtggactcatcagagaacaatacatgtttcacattgtccacagcccaagatttgcgatCCTTTTCACCATTGataccgacatttggcattggcatgagtgaccaaaggtttggctatagcagtccggccgtgtatattgaccctgtggagctcccaacggacagttctggtggaaacaggagagttgaggtgcacatttaattctgccgtgatttgggcagccgtggttttatgtacAGGGGGaacacactcctcagcctccctggtaaggcctatgacAGGGTGCtgaagaggagagtccggccaatagtcaaacctcagcttcaggtgGATTGTGgctttcgtcccggccgtggaacactagaccagctctacaccctctacagggtactcaagggttcatggaagtttgcccaactggttcacatgtattttgtggacctggagaaggcattcatccatgtccctcatggtgccctttGAGGGAACTCCTGGAATATGGAGTCgtggggccctttattagaggccatccagtccctgtacaCGGGGAgattggtccgcattgctggcactaagtcagacctctTTCTAGTGCAttttggactccggcagggctgccctttgtcaccggtcctgttcatgccttacatggacaggatttctaggcgcagcaaAGGGCCGAAGGGGCCtgttttggggaccagtggattttgtctcttctttttgtggatgacatggtcctgctggccccctctatccAAGACCTACAGTATGCATTGGGGCAGTTCACAggtgagtgtgaagcggctgagatgaggatcagctcctcttagtccgaggccatggttcttgaccgaagtagggtggcttgccctcttcaggttagaAGACGTTATTTCATGatgttttgctgtgtttgtgGTGCGAGAAGCTACGCTATTTTAAGTGCTAACAGGCTATCTACTCAGCTAATGTGAACAGGTCTCTTAGCCTTGAGGCTGGATAATGGTTCTTTGTTGTGTTTGAACACAGATCTGCCATAATGCATTTTAATCTTTGTATTAATTGTATTTCAAGctacatgtttgactttaaagaagTGGTAAACAAGCtataacattttctttgttagcTACAACTGCTAATGGCTAGCGCCAATAAAGTCAAATGTTTATGCACAACTCCTCATCTTATGAGAGTCAATAGACGTTCATCGTCACCATTTTAATAGTCCATTACCCCATCTGAtgacaaattaaaacattaagaatcaattaTCCAGGAGGGTTATTAGGCTCCaatccagaaaataaaatgagtttagtattatttaataaatatgatagctaattaaacattATTAAGAATCACTAATCCAGAAAGGTTATTGATTCCCAATCCAGACAATATTTTGTTTCACTGAATAAGGATagctgaataaaaaacattgaaaatgaaTTATTCAGAACGTTGTTTCTTTATTCAGggaatcattctttaaaatatgtttttattaaaatattttttatctactCTGATTTTACATTGTGATTGTGAACTTTCACTATCATCTCTGCTTAGTGACTGAGGTTTAATATTAACCAGTTCGAAAGAGGCACCTTGGCAGAAAAAGCTAATCATACACAGACTCGGTTAATGGGGCTTCACTTTAAGCAAATTGAAAAAGACTTCCGAGTCTTTAGGGTGTGCCTCCTTCATGGAGGACATGGACAGATTAAGAAGAACCTCATAGTGCTCCTTCCACCACCTGACGATGTCCTCAGTCCAATAAGGATCcttttacatttagttttatcCACTTAATGTAAATGTATGACTACATGTAACATGGTACATATACATGGTTTATATCTCCCAGCCTGTTATTTTTAAGTCTTTCAGGTGGGGTCAACGTCTAACCTCTAGCCTGCTGGATTAAACTAAAAtctcaatatgtttttttttccccctattTTGCTAAATATTTTAGATACAACCAGAAAGATTTTTCTGGAGCTTTATGGAGGTATTTGCTCCAAGAATCAACCCAAGTATAAAGAGAACCCACCACTCTGAAcagaataatataatataatataatataatggaAACCTTTACCAATGTGAATGAAATACTTTGAGGCATGATAAATGAAGTCAAGCAGAGAAGCTGTTGGCCTTCAACTCAGTCTTCAGGTGTAAGGTGAATTACAACTGGACACAAGGAAGCACTTTCTGCAAGATGTagcagaaaattttattttaagtaatCTATGGAGACCAGAAAAAATCTTCAGCTTCTGACTCGGCCAAAGCTTTCTGTCTGAGATATTTTTCCAAGCAGAAGACAGGAATGGGATCACTgtatgtgtcaaacttgttggCAAAGAGGTGATGGTTTTCCAGCAGCCATTGTAGGTCCCCAGCTCCATATACACATATGGACCTTACGTGGCTGCCCTGACACTCAGGGTACACTGCTGAATCCTGCGATCCCTCATGCCACCACCACTTGACCAGCCGTGCAATGGCATTAATGTCCGTCTGGTCGTACTTTGGGTGGGGCCTCGTCGAGCCGGGAACACCAGGGATTCGCTGAATGGTCGCCCATAGGAACTCATCAGGACTGTAGGTGTCTTTGGACCACTCAATAAGAGCTTGTATTCGGGTGTCTTCCAAAACACTGTGGACGTAGCCCCAAGTTACCACGATGTATGCGTTTCCTGACTTAATGGGCAGGTTGAATGGAGGTTGGCTTTTTGACTTTCCTGTCGactgaaaacacagaaagaagaaataaacaTGATAAGAATGACAACTAATGCCAGTCTCAACACAAACATAGCTACAAATGCTCTCCAAATGTACCTTGATTGTCCCATTAACAATCTTGTGAACCATTGTTATCCTCCACTTCTTCCCTGCGGGCATGTCTTCTGTCTCCATGCTGTTGCCGCCCTTCAGCGAGCGCAGCATCCTTACCATTTCCAAGTTGGTTTTCAGAGGGAAGTCCTGCCCACAGAGATTGATGAAGTACTTCCATTCTGCACTGGCTTTATAGAGGTCAGCCATGCAGTTAAGGTCAGCTTGGACTCGCGGCCAACCAGCATAGACCACGCTCACAGCCTGACTGACCATGAAGACATTGGGGAAACAAGAAACAATGCTTTCAATGGCAGCTTGTACAGAGGGCTGTGATTTTTTGTCCACATGAACACAATAAATGTTCTGAGGTGCATAGATGGCTCGCAGCAGTCGTTCAAAGTTCTGCACCTAAATTGTGACAAAAAGAGAATTTATTTCCTTTATGTTGTATATGTGTGAAGCATTGCCCTGTGAAGAAGTACATGCTAACTTCTCTAGCAGACTTTTAGAAATTTGCAAGAGAATAATCACAAAATCTGTAGCTCACTTTTTCCAAAATACAGTAAATGCCTGCTTGAACCCTTTGAGACCAtaaagatttagttttttttttgtttgattttgcaTAACTTTGGTGTTGATGCAACTGGCATAAAATGTAGACACGTAGTGTATTCTGGGGTGAATTAAAATATCTCATTATAAATcttgtttaatttttgtatattttttattctaaatagcACAAGCCTTGTCTCTTCTACATTTTTGTGCCATTGAGGTTTTTGATTTTTCTAAATCTCCCGTGTCAAAAATCCCTTCAAAATGTAATGTTTCATtgggaaatatattttttcatataCTGTGCATTAGCCAATTTGCATAGAATATATGAAGCTGAGCATTTTTGTGTCCAAAGGACTCGTGGGGCACACAATAAAGGGACTTCCAGGGGTTAAAACATGAAAAGCATTTTCCAAACTTTGACTTGCTCCCTGACTGCAGAGGACATTACACAGCTCtattccacaccaaactttaagaaaaaataaactatattcACTTTATGTGCATTTTAATTTAGATGTTAGAAATGACTTACCTTGTGATGGACAACTATGGAATAAGCCAGAGGAAAGTCCTCCTCTTCTTGGCTTAGAGGAAATGTTATGTATTTCCTCTTTGACTTGAATTTTCTGTAACGATATTGTGTGTCAGCATGTGTCGTTCAAATTATTCATTAACTAAACACATACAGAGCTTTGCAACAGTATACATagcctttaaatgttttcaaaacaaCCACCAGCTACACTGCATTTAAAtgcgattttatgtgatagaccaagacaAGAAGTGGTGCAAATGTGTAAAGTGGACGGAAATGatagttttcatattttttccacaaatctaattacatttctttactctgacaccattaaataaaagcaacttCAATATATTGCCTTCAGATGTTGCCTAAATAGTAAAGTTTAGAGAACCAGAGTCTACGTCTGTGTAATTTTTTCTCAGTATAATTCAATCTCTTTTCTGAGGGCCTCAGGAGGTTTCAATACAAATGCAATCGAAAAATggattttcatttttgaaaaaacataataaaacatgTATAATTTGTCTTCCCCTTCACAGTGGtgctctttgtgttggtctgtcacataacatcccaataaaatacattaacaaTTGTGGTTCTAACatgacaaatgtgaaaatatgttaCGAGTTAGAAATATTTCTGCAGGGCACTGTAGTTTAAAGCAACACACCTGCAGTCTTGGGTTTGGTTGATGTAATACTCATCAGGGATCTGAATGGTCTTCCGGAAGTGTTTTGTAATGGTTAATAATTTGGCTTCCTGCAGGGCCTCCTGGTCTCCCTGCTGAATTGCTGAGCAGTTGCATATGCTCTCTGGGCCAAAATCATGATCCTTGTACTCCAACCAGCTGTGACTGTGGATCAGGTCAAGAGGCAAGGATGTGTCCAGCTGAAGGACCAGCAGCACCATCCACAGTGATCCCAGTGCAACGGTGAGCACCAGTAACAGGTGCCACCAGCTTTTTTTGCACAATCTCATAGTTTT harbors:
- the LOC124877902 gene encoding beta-1,3-galactosyl-O-glycosyl-glycoprotein beta-1,6-N-acetylglucosaminyltransferase-like, giving the protein TMRLCKKSWWHLLLVLTVALGSLWMVLLVLQLDTSLPLDLIHSHSWLEYKDHDFGPESICNCSAIQQGDQEALQEAKLLTITKHFRKTIQIPDEYYINQTQDCRKFKSKRKYITFPLSQEEEDFPLAYSIVVHHKVQNFERLLRAIYAPQNIYCVHVDKKSQPSVQAAIESIVSCFPNVFMVSQAVSVVYAGWPRVQADLNCMADLYKASAEWKYFINLCGQDFPLKTNLEMVRMLRSLKGGNSMETEDMPAGKKWRITMVHKIVNGTIKSTGKSKSQPPFNLPIKSGNAYIVVTWGYVHSVLEDTRIQALIEWSKDTYSPDEFLWATIQRIPGVPGSTRPHPKYDQTDINAIARLVKWWWHEGSQDSAVYPECQGSHVRSICVYGAGDLQWLLENHHLFANKFDTYSDPIPVFCLEKYLRQKALAESEAEDFFWSP